One part of the Eucalyptus grandis isolate ANBG69807.140 chromosome 10, ASM1654582v1, whole genome shotgun sequence genome encodes these proteins:
- the LOC120285948 gene encoding uncharacterized protein LOC120285948, protein MAEKKETTLDDAEEDSSVVVCNMFRFFDPEDDAVEVKLILPLLRVEWKDRVIFNGPAINEMNGRHNTKNNKNRVRKMDLSHLKATITRTKQLIGQGFRRFTSWYLYAVNMVFTNHICRVKNASSVPLMCVVKVHLYEFVFPGGHNYGVTHRWMLFDKKKKIRRWIVGHELMPGDYMDVRCWSTRGTSVSYACLHVYPKIAGEFPFHMYGSDEDKIVYPNGVKAVDVAGFFKAWCWDGPCEMSLTWKGKGKVIGHVMGKEIKSVIY, encoded by the exons ATGGCAGAGAAGAAGGAGACGACGCTCGACGACGCAGAGGAGGATAGCTCAGTGGTGGTCTGCAACATGTTTCGCTTCTTCGATCCAGAAGACGACGCTGTGGAG GTGAAATTGATTTTGCCTTTGCTGAGGGTAGAATGGAAAGACCGTGTTATTTTCAATGGCCCTGCCATCAACGAGATGAATGGACgg CACAACACCAAGAACAACAAGAATCGTGTCAGGAAGATGGATCTTAGCCATCTTAAGGCTACTATAACACGGACCAAGCAATTGATCGGACAag GCTTTCGAAGATTTACAAGCTGGTACCTTTATGCAGTGAATATGGTATTCACGAACCATATATGTCGGGTCAAGAACGCCTCAAGTGTTCCTTTGATGTGCGTAGTGAAAGTTCATCTGTACGAATTCGTTTTTCCGGGAGGTCATAATTATGGCGTGACACATCGATGGATGCTCttcgacaaaaaaaagaaaattcggaGATGGATAGTCGGCCATGAGTTAATGCCCGGAGATTATATGGACGTGCGATGTTGGTCCACACGGGGCACTTCTGTAAGCTACGCGTGTCTCCATGTTTACCCGAAGATAGCAGGAGAGTTTCCTTTCCATATGTATGGATCCGACGAAGACAAAATTGTCTATCCCAACGGAGTTAAGGCTGTGGATGTGGCAGGATTCTTCAAAGCTTGGTGCTGGGATGGGCCATGTGAAATGTCACTCACTTGGAAGGGCAAGGGCAAGGTGATCGGTCACGTAATGGGCAAGGAGATAAAATCagttatttattga
- the LOC104422208 gene encoding SUPPRESSOR OF ABI3-5 isoform X1, with product MFVHLLQGKLSQYSAPETSERSSRTLQGSGIWVLRMREMDPNRYSHQQGWENNSALEGYSSAHEPNFRVGSYDERRFLDDRYAYPLERDAYPPPPSAGGFWAQSRRRNYEDEYSLERESRRHEKPYVDAYDEMDTFHDRDSSFQDYDKLRDGYPGIDNFRGRDLDRPARFGGRDRDDYPYDNYGHRSRTSQHREGSREKDYGHGRHSYDSDYDRSSRRDVNFRRRDYRDREHDKRSSNRERDHSPYGRYEPSRSRSRSQSPSRSRSHGRDDHVRSKSPRSRSRGRSHREDSYDDDRYDRSERRRDREDKRQREHYGVAPSATVVVKGLSQKTTEEDLYQILAEWGPLRHVRVIKERNSGLSRGFAFIDFPSVGAAEAMMEKVGDDGLVVDGRKIFFEYSSKPTGVSGGFGQESTVKSGHGSYRSIMVPSDWMCTICNCVNFARRTSCFQCNEPRTDDAPPADVISSQSTLGKKGLEAGPTHVLVVRGLDENADEEMIRYEFSKHAPIKDLRLVRDKFTHVSRGFAFVHFYSVEDATKALDATNGTTLERNGQILRVAYAKSVLGPGSGPSASSQSSSLAAAAIEAATFAQQYDAVGWAPKEYNPEDKQSTGGQEHGSGEISAKNDGSAPQSGFVWDEASGYYYDAASGFYYDGTSGLYYDGNNGIWYTFDHQTQQYIPCTDQNASSSSNKQTEPTKGSDSSSNRKVVISAPAATISSAEKAASLPDAVQAAAAAAIAAEKKEKEKLKEIKLASKSSIMASKKKMSNVLTMWKQRSHEGQATRVALDDNPLSASADDKSFGVGQSIKGKVKPDLNTIRNGTTSKAGVSTAIPAVQNVTPESQGKPWPVSNSSGGALMGVIRGSGRGSSSLTNTDASTAVTPFKTDASALGSYTPPSAAGSGKRRFSEMPLSSASVNKEQPQSSYRDRAAERRSLYGSSVGDDMLDHDTMDLNRDSAFKKSSLDSMPFPPGVGGSRGAGDASVTAQSYEVITAEKAIDENNVGNRMLRSMGWHEGLGLGKDGSGMIEPVQAQAMDSRAGLGSQQKKLDPSLEVQAGDSYKTLIQKKALARFREMS from the exons ATGTTTGTGCATCTATTACAGGGGAAGCTTTCCCAATATTCTGCGCCCGAAACTTCTGAAAGATCATCGAGAACCTTGCAGGGATCAGGCATCTGGGTATTGCGCATGCGAGAAATGGATCCTAATCGCTACAGTCATCAGCAAGGATGGGAAAATAACAGC GCTTTGGAGGGTTATAGTTCTGCGCATGAGCCTAATTTTAG GGTTGGTTCATATGATGAGAGACGGTTTTTAGATGACAGATATGCATACCCTTTGGAGAGGGATGCTTATCCACCTCCACCTTCTGCTGGTGGGTTTTGGGCCCAATCAAGGCGGAGGAATTATGAAGATGAATATTCACTTGAAAGAGAATCTAGGCGACATGAGAAGCCATATGTTGATGCATATGATGAGATGGATACATTTCACGATCGCGATTCATCATTTCAAGATTATGACAAATTGCGAGATGGCTATCCTGGAATTGACAATTTTCGTGGTCGCGATCTTGATCGACCTGCTAGGTTTGGAGGACGAGATCGTGATGACTATCCATATGATAACTATGGCCATAGGTCACGTACTTCACAGCATAGAGAGGGTAGCCGTGAAAAGGATTATGGCCATGGTCGACATAGTTATGACTCTGATTATGACAGAAGCAGTAGGAGAGATGTGAACTTTAGGAGGCGCGATTATCGTGACCGTGAACATGACAAAAGAAGTTCAAATCGGGAAAGGGATCACAGTCCATACGGAAGATACGAACCATCTCGGTCTCGTTCGAGATCCCAATCACCATCTCGATCTAGGTCTCATGGACGTGATGATCATGTAAGGTCTAAGTCTCCTAGAAGTAGAAGCCGTGGTCGCAGTCATCGTGAGGATAGTTATGATGATGATCGATATGATAGGTCTGAGAGACGAAGGGACCGTGAGGACAAGCGCCAACGTGAACATTACGGTGTG GCCCCATCTGCTACTGTCGTGGTGAAAGGTCTCTCGCAGAAGACAACCGAGGAGGATCTATATCAGATCCTT GCTGAGTGGGGACCTCTTCGCCATGTACGTGTGATTAAAGAACGAAATTCTGGCTTGTCACGTGGGTTTGCTTTTATCGATTTCCCTTCTGTG GGAGCAGCAGAAGCAATGATGGAGAAAGTTGGGGATGATGGCCTTGTTGTTGATGGCAGGAAAATTTTTTTTGAGTACAG TAGTAAGCCAACTGGAGTGTCAGGCGGCTTTGGTCAAGAGAGTACTGTCAAATCAGGCCATGGTAGCTATAGGAGTATCATGGTTCCTTCTGATTGGATGTGCACGATTTGTAATTGCGTCAATTTTGCAAGGCGAACGTCTTGCTTCCAG TGTAATGAGCCACGAACAGATGATGCTCCACCAGCAGATGTGATATCAAGTCAATCAACATTAGGGAAGAAGGGATTGGAGGCAG GGCCAACACATGTTTTGGTGGTGCGCGGGTTGGATGAAAATGCTGATGAAGAAATGATTCGATATGAATTTTCCAAACATGCTCCAATTAAA GATCTTCGTCTTGTCAGAGACAAATTTACTCACGTTTCAAGGGGATTTGCATTTGTACACTTCTACTCG GTTGAGGATGCAACTAAAGCTCTTGACGCTACAAATGGGACGACACTTGAGAGGAATGGGCAGATACTTAGAGTAGCATATGCAAAAAGTGTTCTTGGTCCAGGATCGGGGCCATCAGCGTCATCTCAGTCAAGCAGCCTAGCTGCAGCAGCAATTGAGGCAGCAACATTTGCTCAGCAA TATGATGCTGTTGGATGGGCCCCAAAGGAATATAACCCGGAAGACAAACAATCTACCGGTGGACAGGAACATGGGAGTGGAGAGATTTCTGCTAAAAACGATGGTTCAGCTCCACAATCTGGCTTCGTATGGGATGAAGCATCTGGTTACTATTATGATGCTGCATCCGGGTTCTACTATGATGGAACTTCAG GTCTTTATTATGATGGTAATAATGGCATCTGGTATACATTTGATCACCAAACTCAGCAATATATTCCTTGCACCGATCAAAATGCCAGCTCCTCATCTAATAAGCAAACTGAGCCGACTAAAGGATCAGATAGTTCCAGTAATAGGAAGGTTGTGATCTCTGCGCCAGCTGCAACGATAAGCTCAGCTGAGAAGGCTGCTTCGCTACCAGATGCAGTCCAGGCTGCTGCTGCAGCTGCAATAGctgcagagaagaaagagaaggagaaactGAAGGAGATCAAACTTGCATCCAAAAGTAGTATCATGGCCAGCAAAAAGAAGATGAGCAATGTGTTGACAATGTGGAAACAGAGGAGTCATGAAGGACAAGCGACCCGTGTGGCCCTGGATGACAACCCGCTGTCTGCTTCTGCAGATGACAAATCATTTGGCGTTGGACAATCCATCAAGGGGAAGGTTAAACCCGATTTGAATACCATAAGGAATGGTACCACATCAAAAGCAGGAGTTAGCACTGCTATACCTGCGGTCCAGAATGTTACTCCGGAGTCTCAGGGAAAACCATGGCCTGTTAGCAATAGCTCAGGCGGGGCTTTGATGGGTGTTATTAGGGGCTCCGGAAGAG GTTCATCTTCTTTGACAAATACCGATGCATCAACCGCTGTCACTCCATTCAAAACAGATGCATCTGCTTTGGGTTCTTATACACCACCTTCGGCTGCTGGAAGTGGCAAGAGGAGATTCTCTGAAATGCCTTTGAGTTCTGCTTCAGTTAACAAGGAACAACCTCAGTCGAGCTATAGGGATCGAGCTGCTGAGAGGAGGAGCTTATATGGTTCTTCTGTTGGAGATGATATGTTGGACCATGACACCATGGATTTGA ATCGAGATTCGGCCTTCAAAAAGAGTTCTTTGGATTCAATGCCATTTCCCCCTGGAGTGGGGGGCTCACGTGGGGCTGGAGATGCGAGTGTCACTGCTCAGAGCTATGAGGTGATTACGGCAGAAAAAGCAATTGATGAGAACAATGTAGGGAACCGGATGCTCCGCAGCATGGGCTGGCATGAAGGCTTG GGACTGGGGAAGGATGGCAGTGGCATGATAGAGCCTGTCCAAGCACAAGCGATGGATAGTAGAGCAGGTCTTGGGAGTCAGCAAAAGAAGCTCGATCCCAGCCTAGAGGTGCAAGCTGGGGATAGCTACAAGACTCTCATTCAAAAGAAGGCCCTTGCTAGGTTCCGGGAAATGTCTTAG
- the LOC104423740 gene encoding uncharacterized protein LOC104423740 translates to MFRFFDPEDDAVEVKLTLPLLREEWKDHVIFNGPAINEMNGRHNTKNNKNRVKKMDLSHLRATITRAKQLTTQGFRRFTSWYLYAVNRVSSGHICRIKNISSVPFMCVAKFHAYEYVVPRGHNYGVTHKWMLFDPKKKIRRWIFGHELMPGDYIDIPLFPLWSVSVTYVRIHVYPKIAGEYPFDMYGFGEDEIVYPNGVKAVDVAGFISSGCVYSSREVSLNWKGKVMCHSIGRAR, encoded by the exons ATGTTTCGCTTCTTCGATCCAGAAGACGACGCTGTGGAG GTGAAATTGACTTTGCCTTTGCTGAGGGAAGAATGGAAAGACCATGTTATTTTCAATGGCCCTGCCATCAATGAGATGAATGGACGG CACAACACCAAGAACAACAAAAATCGTGTCAAGAAGATGGATCTTAGCCATCTTAGGGCTACTATAACACGGGCCAAGCAACTGACCACACAAG GCTTTCGAAGATTTACAAGCTGGTACCTTTATGCAGTAAATAGGGTATCCTCGGGCCATATATGTCGGATCAAGAACATCTCGAGTGTTCCTTTTATGTGTGTAGCAAAATTTCATGCGTACGAATACGTTGTTCCGAGAGGTCATAATTATGGCGTGACACATAAATGGATGCTcttcgacccaaaaaagaaaattaggagaTGGATATTCGGCCATGAGTTAATGCCCGGAGATTATATTGACATACCATTGTTTCCCTTATGGAGCGTTTCTGTAACCTACGTGCGTATCCATGTTTACCCGAAGATAGCAGGAGAGTATCCTTTTGATATGTATGGATTCGGCGAAGACGAAATTGTCTATCCCAACGGAGTTAAGGCTGTGGATGTGGCAGGATTCATCAGCTCTGGGTGCGTGTATTCGTCACGTGAAGTGTCACTCAATTGGAAGGGCAAGGTGATGTGTCACTCAATTGGAAGGGCAAGGTGA
- the LOC104422208 gene encoding SUPPRESSOR OF ABI3-5 isoform X2, whose translation MDTFHDRDSSFQDYDKLRDGYPGIDNFRGRDLDRPARFGGRDRDDYPYDNYGHRSRTSQHREGSREKDYGHGRHSYDSDYDRSSRRDVNFRRRDYRDREHDKRSSNRERDHSPYGRYEPSRSRSRSQSPSRSRSHGRDDHVRSKSPRSRSRGRSHREDSYDDDRYDRSERRRDREDKRQREHYGVAPSATVVVKGLSQKTTEEDLYQILAEWGPLRHVRVIKERNSGLSRGFAFIDFPSVGAAEAMMEKVGDDGLVVDGRKIFFEYSSKPTGVSGGFGQESTVKSGHGSYRSIMVPSDWMCTICNCVNFARRTSCFQCNEPRTDDAPPADVISSQSTLGKKGLEAGPTHVLVVRGLDENADEEMIRYEFSKHAPIKDLRLVRDKFTHVSRGFAFVHFYSVEDATKALDATNGTTLERNGQILRVAYAKSVLGPGSGPSASSQSSSLAAAAIEAATFAQQYDAVGWAPKEYNPEDKQSTGGQEHGSGEISAKNDGSAPQSGFVWDEASGYYYDAASGFYYDGTSGLYYDGNNGIWYTFDHQTQQYIPCTDQNASSSSNKQTEPTKGSDSSSNRKVVISAPAATISSAEKAASLPDAVQAAAAAAIAAEKKEKEKLKEIKLASKSSIMASKKKMSNVLTMWKQRSHEGQATRVALDDNPLSASADDKSFGVGQSIKGKVKPDLNTIRNGTTSKAGVSTAIPAVQNVTPESQGKPWPVSNSSGGALMGVIRGSGRGSSSLTNTDASTAVTPFKTDASALGSYTPPSAAGSGKRRFSEMPLSSASVNKEQPQSSYRDRAAERRSLYGSSVGDDMLDHDTMDLNRDSAFKKSSLDSMPFPPGVGGSRGAGDASVTAQSYEVITAEKAIDENNVGNRMLRSMGWHEGLGLGKDGSGMIEPVQAQAMDSRAGLGSQQKKLDPSLEVQAGDSYKTLIQKKALARFREMS comes from the exons ATGGATACATTTCACGATCGCGATTCATCATTTCAAGATTATGACAAATTGCGAGATGGCTATCCTGGAATTGACAATTTTCGTGGTCGCGATCTTGATCGACCTGCTAGGTTTGGAGGACGAGATCGTGATGACTATCCATATGATAACTATGGCCATAGGTCACGTACTTCACAGCATAGAGAGGGTAGCCGTGAAAAGGATTATGGCCATGGTCGACATAGTTATGACTCTGATTATGACAGAAGCAGTAGGAGAGATGTGAACTTTAGGAGGCGCGATTATCGTGACCGTGAACATGACAAAAGAAGTTCAAATCGGGAAAGGGATCACAGTCCATACGGAAGATACGAACCATCTCGGTCTCGTTCGAGATCCCAATCACCATCTCGATCTAGGTCTCATGGACGTGATGATCATGTAAGGTCTAAGTCTCCTAGAAGTAGAAGCCGTGGTCGCAGTCATCGTGAGGATAGTTATGATGATGATCGATATGATAGGTCTGAGAGACGAAGGGACCGTGAGGACAAGCGCCAACGTGAACATTACGGTGTG GCCCCATCTGCTACTGTCGTGGTGAAAGGTCTCTCGCAGAAGACAACCGAGGAGGATCTATATCAGATCCTT GCTGAGTGGGGACCTCTTCGCCATGTACGTGTGATTAAAGAACGAAATTCTGGCTTGTCACGTGGGTTTGCTTTTATCGATTTCCCTTCTGTG GGAGCAGCAGAAGCAATGATGGAGAAAGTTGGGGATGATGGCCTTGTTGTTGATGGCAGGAAAATTTTTTTTGAGTACAG TAGTAAGCCAACTGGAGTGTCAGGCGGCTTTGGTCAAGAGAGTACTGTCAAATCAGGCCATGGTAGCTATAGGAGTATCATGGTTCCTTCTGATTGGATGTGCACGATTTGTAATTGCGTCAATTTTGCAAGGCGAACGTCTTGCTTCCAG TGTAATGAGCCACGAACAGATGATGCTCCACCAGCAGATGTGATATCAAGTCAATCAACATTAGGGAAGAAGGGATTGGAGGCAG GGCCAACACATGTTTTGGTGGTGCGCGGGTTGGATGAAAATGCTGATGAAGAAATGATTCGATATGAATTTTCCAAACATGCTCCAATTAAA GATCTTCGTCTTGTCAGAGACAAATTTACTCACGTTTCAAGGGGATTTGCATTTGTACACTTCTACTCG GTTGAGGATGCAACTAAAGCTCTTGACGCTACAAATGGGACGACACTTGAGAGGAATGGGCAGATACTTAGAGTAGCATATGCAAAAAGTGTTCTTGGTCCAGGATCGGGGCCATCAGCGTCATCTCAGTCAAGCAGCCTAGCTGCAGCAGCAATTGAGGCAGCAACATTTGCTCAGCAA TATGATGCTGTTGGATGGGCCCCAAAGGAATATAACCCGGAAGACAAACAATCTACCGGTGGACAGGAACATGGGAGTGGAGAGATTTCTGCTAAAAACGATGGTTCAGCTCCACAATCTGGCTTCGTATGGGATGAAGCATCTGGTTACTATTATGATGCTGCATCCGGGTTCTACTATGATGGAACTTCAG GTCTTTATTATGATGGTAATAATGGCATCTGGTATACATTTGATCACCAAACTCAGCAATATATTCCTTGCACCGATCAAAATGCCAGCTCCTCATCTAATAAGCAAACTGAGCCGACTAAAGGATCAGATAGTTCCAGTAATAGGAAGGTTGTGATCTCTGCGCCAGCTGCAACGATAAGCTCAGCTGAGAAGGCTGCTTCGCTACCAGATGCAGTCCAGGCTGCTGCTGCAGCTGCAATAGctgcagagaagaaagagaaggagaaactGAAGGAGATCAAACTTGCATCCAAAAGTAGTATCATGGCCAGCAAAAAGAAGATGAGCAATGTGTTGACAATGTGGAAACAGAGGAGTCATGAAGGACAAGCGACCCGTGTGGCCCTGGATGACAACCCGCTGTCTGCTTCTGCAGATGACAAATCATTTGGCGTTGGACAATCCATCAAGGGGAAGGTTAAACCCGATTTGAATACCATAAGGAATGGTACCACATCAAAAGCAGGAGTTAGCACTGCTATACCTGCGGTCCAGAATGTTACTCCGGAGTCTCAGGGAAAACCATGGCCTGTTAGCAATAGCTCAGGCGGGGCTTTGATGGGTGTTATTAGGGGCTCCGGAAGAG GTTCATCTTCTTTGACAAATACCGATGCATCAACCGCTGTCACTCCATTCAAAACAGATGCATCTGCTTTGGGTTCTTATACACCACCTTCGGCTGCTGGAAGTGGCAAGAGGAGATTCTCTGAAATGCCTTTGAGTTCTGCTTCAGTTAACAAGGAACAACCTCAGTCGAGCTATAGGGATCGAGCTGCTGAGAGGAGGAGCTTATATGGTTCTTCTGTTGGAGATGATATGTTGGACCATGACACCATGGATTTGA ATCGAGATTCGGCCTTCAAAAAGAGTTCTTTGGATTCAATGCCATTTCCCCCTGGAGTGGGGGGCTCACGTGGGGCTGGAGATGCGAGTGTCACTGCTCAGAGCTATGAGGTGATTACGGCAGAAAAAGCAATTGATGAGAACAATGTAGGGAACCGGATGCTCCGCAGCATGGGCTGGCATGAAGGCTTG GGACTGGGGAAGGATGGCAGTGGCATGATAGAGCCTGTCCAAGCACAAGCGATGGATAGTAGAGCAGGTCTTGGGAGTCAGCAAAAGAAGCTCGATCCCAGCCTAGAGGTGCAAGCTGGGGATAGCTACAAGACTCTCATTCAAAAGAAGGCCCTTGCTAGGTTCCGGGAAATGTCTTAG
- the LOC104422210 gene encoding ras-related protein RHN1 translates to MAGGEAFSSNPPPPKPAILGNNSKTINAKLVLLGDMGAGKSSLVLRFVKDQFFDFQESTIGAAFFSRTVGVNDASVKFEIWDTAGQERYHSLAPMYYRGAAAAIVVYDITSTESFERAKKWVEELHKQGNPNLIITLAGNKTDMEDKRKVAAEEARMYAEERRLVFIETSAKTATNVSKLFYEIAKRLPRVQAMQNSAPAGMVLADTSSEETRSASCCS, encoded by the exons ATGGCCGGAGGAGAAGCCTTCTCCTCGAATCCGCCGCCGCCGAAGCCGGCGATTCTCGGGAACAACAGCAAGACCATCAATGCGAAGCTC GTGTTGCTGGGGGACATGGGTGCCGGCAAGTCCAGCCTGGTCTTGCGCTTCGTCAAGGACCAGTTCTTTGATTTTCAG GAATCAACTATAGGAGCAGCATTCTTCTCGCGGACAGTGGGTGTCAATGATGCATCAGTGAAGTTTGAGATATGGGATACTGCAGGTCAGGAAAGGTACCACAGCTTGGCTCCTATGTACTACAGAGGCGCTGCTGCAGCTATTGTTGTCTATGACATCACTAGCACC GAGTCATTTGAACGGGCTAAGAAGTGGGTGGAGGAACTTCACAAGCAAG GAAATCCCAATTTGATAATAACACTTGCTGGAAATAAGACTGATATGGAGGATAAAAGAAAAGTGGCAGCTGAG GAGGCACGCATGTATGCAGAAGAAAGGCGACTCGTGTTCATAGAAACATCTGCTAAGACTGCCACTAATGTTAGCAAACTGTTTTATGAAATAG CAAAGAGGTTGCCTAGAGTTCAGGCTATGCAGAATTCAGCGCCAGCGGGAATGGTTCTAGCAGATACAAGCTCTGAAGAAACGCGATCTGCATCCTGTTGTTCATGA